The Eleginops maclovinus isolate JMC-PN-2008 ecotype Puerto Natales chromosome 10, JC_Emac_rtc_rv5, whole genome shotgun sequence nucleotide sequence aatgtgatttaCTTTAATAATGAAGGAAACAAATATAAGTTTCCGTCCGTCCCCCTCCTTCTTTTCTCAGGTGCAGGCGGAGGTAAAGAAGGCGTGGTTAAGACGCAGCCTCGCGCTGGACCTCAAGCAGAAAGCCAAGATGACCAGCAGCGGGGGCAGCTGTTACTATGGCGGCATGATCTcccacaccaccacacacagtGTCAGCCTGTCTGCTGCCAACCCCAGAGCTCTGACCTCATGCGGAGCTGCCGGCGGAGGGTCAGGGGTCAGGCTGCCCCGCCACGGCTCTCTCCACCCGCAGAGCAGCCTGCCTGGATACGTGCCCGGTGATGCTGAGACCCCCGGCCCCCAGCAGGAGCTGGCAGTGAGAAAACCAGCGGGGACGGAGACTGGGGTTTTTGCCAGGCACACCAGAGCCAGCAAGGACAATCATGACAGCAAAACTCATGGAGCACCTCTATCCCAAACCCAAGGAGCAGAAGATCCAGACAGTGGCTTATCTCTGAAAGAGCTGGAGACCATCCTGTGAATGTTTTCAGTATTTGAGAGATGAGCATAAGCAAAGAATTAAACTGAAGGCGAAATATTCTGTCTTCAAACGTCATTTTTACAAACCTCTTTGGTGTTGTTATCAGAGACTGAGGACCTGAGGTTATTTTGTCATCCTTCTCCTTGTCAAGAAAAAACGTTTCCCTTTTTAACAAGAAAGCATTGATGAGGAGTCCTTGGAGGGCTCAGAAAAATGGACGTCTACAATTCCCTGACAGCTGTTTGCTCATGAACTGCTTTCAAAAAAGCTTGTGATGTGCTTAACACAATGTGAACTGAAGGTCTTTACTCATAGCGTACAAAATCAGGTCTTGCACACAACTGAAGGACCTGTTGTGAATctatttaataacattttgctGTAAAAGAGCTGAACGTATATTtatatgcttttaaatgttgtcaaCAGAGCTAGATAATCTGTGAAGATGTGACGCTGCAGTGAATGTAGAAAAGTCAAAGGCGGGACCTGGATGTTTACACAGGAAGACTTTTTGTGATATTTCTCCCTCCTCACATCTTTCCAGTGATGTATTTTCCAGGCCAGGCTGGCTGACCCCAGTTCAAACTgcacttggtgtgtgtgtgtgtgtgtgtgtgtgtgtgtgtgtgtgtgtgtgtgtgtgtgtgtgtgtgtgtgtgtgtgtgtgtgtgtgtgtgtgtgtgtgtgtgtgtgtgtgtgtgtgtgtgtgtgagtgtgtgtgtgagtgagtgagtgagtgtgtgtgtgtgtgtgtgtgtgtgtgtgtgtgagacagagagagagacagtgagtgAGTATGAAAACTATGTCTATAAATCTGCTGTAGTAATCttactttttccccaaaaatgtctCTTGTTTATCAAGATAATCTTCACAAATGAACACCCCTTTTTGAAGCATAAGCGTAACCGCCAGAAGTAAACTGCTAACATTAGGCcataaattaaaaacaccaCGGTCCCATGACTTTTACATCCCAAATTGTAGGTATTTACTGAAATATTTGATGTCTTGgaccaaaacattaaaatatctgaagcttgtgttaaccacagacctttttCAGGCATCTAACTGAAAACGCAACACACAAAAAACCTTAAATGGTAACTCTTTTCCACATTTTAACACTAATCACTGCAGAACTCCGTACGATTATCAGTCAGCAGTGTCCAGACAGCATGTTCAGACAACGGCTGTCTCTCTGCGCTTCTGGTGTTGTTGTCAATATTGTAAATACAGCCATATTTATCAGCCAGACCGGACCCTAAGTGCTGGAACAAACCTTCTGCCCCTCACAGGCAAAAACCCAAACCCCTTCCTCCGTGTAACCTCTGCCCCGATCCCCCTCACAACACCGTACAGAATTTCACACTCTGTCCTCAGGATTTGACTCGGAGCAGCAGGAACCTGAGCTCTTTGTAGACCTCGAGCATGTGTGAAAAAATCTGCAGCACAAGGTAAAGACACAGGAAATTGAGCCTGTAAATATTTTAGGGCCGGttataaaatagagaaagaTATCAAATGTAAGATTATTTAGGTGTTTTTTTGGGAgtaattgaaatgaaataaaataaaattgaactAAAATGAATGGGGTGATTTATTTACTAcaacacccatgtgctatgttttttattttgtatattttgtatacatACTGGTATTACAGGGTCAGGTAATTTGATCTGAATTGCAGATAAAATTGCTTAAGTTTTTTGGCTTTCTTTAATATAATTCTTTAcgtttatttaaccaggtaactgccattaaaaaaaactgtcaaagataacaaaataaaggtCACAAACAATACAATCAAAGATTAGGAGATGAGAGGGATTAAGATTTGATGTCAAGAGATTAAACAATGTTATAAGAAAGGATATAAAATGCTGAATGAAGAATGCAGTCGTATATCATCAAGTTAACGATGGTCTTCTCGTCTGACAGATACATCAGATGAaattctttcatttcctcctgCAGATCTCTTTAAGAGGCTGGGGAAGAAAACCTGGAGgctttgtttcctttctctgtAGGGACCACGTGAGACGGACACTGGAGGCAATAATGAGAAGTATAAAGCTCAGTGTGGCTCAATATGACAATTCCAGATAGTGGATAAATATCATCAGAGTTCTGAAATACATGagttacatattttaaatgcacaaaTTATTTGTATCCTCCACTGCTGCATTTTTGattatccttttgtttttgttcagatgTCTATTGTGAGTCATAAAAAGCATTGAGGTGTAATGGACTTCTAAGCCGTTAGAAAAACATACTGAATATAACTCTGCCCCCTGttgtaaaaaggaaaacattacaagtaaaatGTCTGGTTTACGCCCAAGACATGAACCAGAATACATGGAACCAATTATCAAGCAATAGTCTTTGTGCACTGTTTTTGACTTCCACACCATTACAGCCCTACAGAAAGAACCAAAACACATACGTATTAATGTAAAAAAGCACAATCATTGAACAGATTTTGAATTGCCATCATTCGGGCATTTGAAAGAAAGTTATTGCGTTACTCAAGGGAataggatttgttttttaagtgagTTATAGTGAATAAGCCCCAAGCCCACTTAGTCACCAATTGCAGgaattaaactaaactaaatttATGTTTGACACAACTTCTTATATCTAACAGGACAATACAAAGAACAACATAGTCTCCTGTTACAAGCTTGACGTAAGTTTGTCATAGAAAAGGTGCCGTTCCTAACCCTACCATTCCAAAATGTATAcgaaaatatttgatttaaagaaatTGAGCCCATACATCATCATGTATGTCAACCAATTAAACCTGAATCACATTTTCAATATTCTGTTCAGGGTAACGTCTTTTCTTCTACATATAAGAGACATGCATACCTCTGATTCTCATTTTAGATTTCACACTATAATTGGATATTTCACAGCTCTGgtgtaaaaacataaatatgaagcATACGAACATATGGAGCACCAGACACAGAGATGCATGAGTGATTGCTCCTTCACCAGGACAAAAACACCAACCCCCACCAGCAATGTATGGTGGCAACCAGCTGTCAGCTCATTAGAGAGGAAAGGTTGGGGGGCAAAGTGTCACCACAAGATGACACCATACAGCTGAATCAGGATCCAGACATCCTCTCCTGGTTAGCAGGAGGATGAAGAAAGAGGAGAGTGGAGGGGAGGCTGATCGGAAATgacaggaggaggaaatgaTCCAGCATGATGGCTAGAGGTGATAATGTCACTCTCATTGTACTGTTAACACATGTACAGAGGCTAGTATTGAACAGGACGCTCAGTGACATGACAGATATACATGAGTTTACATTATATGCGTGCTTTGTGTCCTTAAAGAGAAAGTGTGGTTCATaaaacataatgacatttttgGAAGCTCTCTGCACTTTATTTTGCAGAACAGGACAGCACATACATtatatcatatgtgtgtatatatatgtgtgtatgtaacGTTGAAAACATGTCACCATATGATCAATAAAACCATAATGAATTAATGTTATAGGCTATTTATGATgtcaaaatgtgtaatattgttTCACTTAAATTTGATGTCGCTCTTTATAGATCTTTCATTCGAGcctgaatgtttttttggtcATGTTCagtcttttcattttctgtatttctttagacttttaattgtatttatttatctgacatGTTCAGTATTtctatttgttattatttatttattttcttcatcatcttgAGTCTGCATGACGAGACCATGACGTCATGTTGAAGTCATAAAGTAGGCGGGGTCAGAGAGTGAGCAGCAGATGTAATGCAGTCCTCTGCAAGTCCTCTGTGTATGAGAGTAATAATAAACAGCACACACTGCAGGTTCCGGTGTTTCTGATGCCTCAGGCTGTGTATCCTCCAACGTAAGACGAAGGACCAGCTGCCGGCAGTCAGCAGCTTTCTCTCCGGCCAGGAGTGCATGAGGAGGGCCGGTGGCCGACAGGGAGGGGTCCTTTGATTTCAGGGCTTCCTCCTCCTGGATGGAGCCTGGCTGTGTGCAGACAGCGATGGCCATGGAAGATGCCTCGAAAAAAGCGTCGGGTCGTAACGTAGCGGTGGAGAGAAAAAACCTGATCACCGTGTGCAGGTCAGTGTGctgtcaaagtgtgtgtgtgtgtgtgtgtgtgtgtgtgtgtgtgtgtgtgtgtgtgtgtgtgtgtgtgtgtgtgtgtgtgtgtgtgtgtgtgtgtgtgtgtgtgtgtgtgtgtgtgtgtgtgtgtttaaagtgcCTGAAAACTGAATTTAGTGCAGGATTTCACAGGTTAAATGTTGCATATCACAAGTGGTCATTGGGTTAggatgtgaaaatgtgtttctggtGTCTTTATTCTAACACTACAGATAATAAATGCACATCTTCTGACATGCATGCTTATGTCATCCTCATAATAAGTCATCATAATGAACTCTGTGTTTGGACTGGGCCTGTGCAGACAAAAGCCTGCATGTGTATTAACAACCTTTCAATACacataatgtttatttaatacaaaatcaGACAgactttcctctctgtctgagtTTAGCAGTGTCATCTCTGTCAGTGAGATTTATCTCCTCCCTGCTGATGGGGTGGTTGCTATGAGGACAACCTTCCTGGGGCAAGGACTAGCTGGCACCCCTGGGACTCAGGGCAGGGAGGCATTATAAAGCTTGAACATAAAGTGTCCTGACTGATCcatgagagggggggggggggggggggggttgcactTAAAGATTTTTGCCAGAACACATGTAGACATAAACATACTGTTAGCATGCTTGCTAGTAACCTAACagtgaaaaactaaacaaacatacacatactATATGTCTACATGCGTATTAGGAGGAGGAGATCCTGAAAACAAATTACTCTTCTGTCAGATTAAGAGATACTGTCTGTAGTTGGGTCTGAATTTTTCAGCACTCTCAGTCGAAGTCATAAGCATTGCATTTGAAGCTGCTACTATCAATATTTTTTGGATAAGAATAGCTCAAATGACTATGAGTTATTAAAAAATGGTCACTTGTGTTTAAGTGTCTTTGAGCTCATTGTTTTGATTGTCCAGCTCGCggattttctgttttggttcacATTCAATTTTGTAGGACTAGCAAACAGCTAAATGGCTCTAAACCTGACTATATGTTATTTCTTCTGGACCAAACAGCCAACCGATGCAGTTAGTGATTCGCAAGTACACATTTAACACTTTAAGGGCCAAATACTTCTATCAGGAGTTGGAGGAGACACAAATTGGAACTTAAGGGAGAGTGAATATTTGACTTAATGTATGCTGAACATTTGCTCAAGGTGccaaaataatcatttatttccattgtGTTAGTGATAGAAACCGGCTATTTATGAAAATGATATCAAATGTGCTGTTTTAAGGAATGCACGTAGTAAAGATAATGCCACAATCATTCATTTAAAGCAGGGTAAATATCTAAACTCTGGCTTCATCTCTGTTCTGTCCTGAAATATGCTGCTTGTTCTTCCAAAATTCAGTACATTGATGTTAAACTCAACTGGAAGTCCTGTCATCAAAACAACtcttatctgtttgttttaagcCCAGGTCATATGACTGGAGTCAATCATACATTATGTTCTCTCATACGTAGAACTAacaaacattacacaaacacacactcagacatcTAGTGCAGGTGAACAGCACCTCTGTTGAGCCCCTCACAAGCTTATCTGTGTCATGTAACGTCCCTGCATTCTGTCGTACAGTGAAACCACGAGGGATTGTGCTCGTTCTGGAGATAGTCGGCCAATTATTGTCCAGTATCTGGCCATAGTCAGAGCAGCTGAATGAGACATTGTTGCCCCTTGGACAATGGGGAGTGAAATCACTTGCCTCAATTGCCTGTGTTTGGAGAAGCATTGTCTTGACaaactgactgtgtgtgtactgtgaaACGCCCAGATATGCTTTActctaaaaatgttaatatttgggCACTAAACTCTGTGGTTCCAGAGTCTGTAAAACATGACCACTGTTTATCAGAAATAGTGTTTGTTCATGCACTGGAAAGGTCATGTTGACCGGGGTTTCAGTGGTTTCTGTCACCCCACAGCATATCTCCTTGTCACTGGACAAACACCCTTTGGCAGGTGTTCCTCCAGCACATAGATCTATTGAATTATTTAGTCTCCAGGAACATTTTTAGGAGTGGTCATTTCAAGGGAAGGATAATGTTGTCTTAAATAAACAGCATTAATATGGCAGGAGTTCACCCCAGTTGACATTAAATAATTCAGGTACATTGTAACACCAGAATccatttggacattttaaatatttagccATGCTAGACATATAGGGATGTCAATCTCAGTCACCTGGTCTACCCCAGACTTAAATCTCAACAACTATATGGATAACTATGAATTtggtacagacattcatggtacgcaaatgtaaaaatgtgtccaTTTGTGATAAAATACCTGCAAAAGTAATCCCATTCCCACCAGCCTttgattatttatgtatttcttcttattattgagtgtttattttagtttgtttgaCTTGACAAAAACAGTATAGAGAATTGCAAATCAATTACTCAATGCTGTATTACAATGTTTTTAGCTACTGCTGATTTCCAATGCTTGCTCAAGGAAGGCCCTTCAATATaacacatataaaacatgttcaaatataAGATTATTGAGCTCATTACAGTAAACATTTAGCATTGCTAACAGGATGACTACAGGACTCAGATAAGTGTCCAAAATCTGATTTATCAGCCCAAAAATGCCCTTACCACAACAATTGTTCCAAATATATTTCTTATAACAGTCAATTCCATCCTTGTCCTTGTTATCTCGCTAAGTTTGTTTTCTCAATTTAATAATGtactgaaaaaaacattctaTGGGCTACAGGCTTCAGGCATCCATTACATCAGACTAGAGTCATAAATTCTAGCTGTCCATTTCAAAGTAAACTGGATAGTCAGAGCTTCCTGAAAGCGCTCCATTAAGTCTTTCCCATGGATGAGTCAGACGGAAATGGATAGTGCAGGGTGACTGGGCAGAAATTCACATTAACATCAGAATTATGGGAATAAGTGTGCATTTAACCTACGCTCTGATTcagttgcttttcattatttacCAGAAGTTTTTACCATCATTGAATTTGAAAGattaaaatgtggtttattgTATTATGATCTGAGATATTATCcttaaataaactgaaacaaagaaagCTGCAATCCATTCCCTGACTAATCTGTTCCCACAATGATACTTTACTGGCAGAGTCTTTTTGTAAAACTTCTTTCTACCTCTATAGGTTTTCAGTGAAGACGCTGTTAGAGAAATACACAGCCGAGCCCATCGATGATTCCTCTGAGGAGTTCATCAACTTCGCAGCCGTCCTTGAACACATCCTCAGCCACCGTTTCAAAGGTACAGGGAATTTGTCTTCCATCAATGTCATGTTCAAGACAATCAAAAAACActgaacaacaaaaaatatctgGCATCAAAGTAGAAAAGCTAAGACTCCACTCtctttactgaaataaaaacgaGTAAAATATGTTGACTTGAACGTCCAACATATCAACGTAGAAAATATCTTATTCTTGTTGAATTCTTTTTAGGCTCCGGAAGCTGGTTTGACGGTCAGAAAAGTTACTGGGACTATGTCCGTCTGTCCTGCGCTAAAGTCCCCAACAGCTGCATCAGCAGCATCGAGAGCATGGAGAACATCAGCACCTCACGAGCCAAGGCAAGTCCCACATACACTCAAAATGAAAATTTAAAGGATACACAGTGAGATCAGATGTTATAATATACCGTAAGAAATTAAAGTTAATTTGGGAATCCTGTGTGACACCTTCAGGGGCGAGCCTGGATAAGAGTGGCCCTGATGGAGAAGAGGCTCTCTGAATACATTGCGACTGCCCTGAGGGACAGCAGAACGACCAGGTTAGaggccccacacacacatacacacctcaCTATACAGTAGTGTCACTTTATCCCTACCTGAAACGAAAATGAAGGTGTTTATTTCACTTAACCTCGTCTGTTTTGTATGTAAGTTTCTCCAAAATTTGTTTAGCATTGCATTATgtactttatttcaatttaaacatACTACTTCATTAGCACCAGCAAACTTCCTAGTTTCATTCCTATCTGAAATGATAAAGTTTATAGAGTGGACTGTTCATATATCATTCAGAGCCTCATTTGTAACCTATTTTATTCCTAAATACATGGCAAAACTTACACTTACTCTAATACATCAACAAATTGAGCCAAGAATCTTAACCTGGTATTATCCCATAATGagatttaatttagaaaaataacataattcttAATTTGCATGTGTAAACCaaaacttgtaatacaaaaaaatattgtcTTAAAGTAAATCATCAACTGGGAAAGTGTTAAGGAGATATATATTAGTTGAGATCTTTACCCCATTCACCTGTCTCTCCTTTAGGAGGTTCTATGCAGAAGGAGCCATCGTGTTACGGGAGGAAGCCACCGTCCTAACAGGGATGCTTATAGGACTCGGAGCCATAGATTTTAAGTGAGGAAACCAAACCTTTTAAGCTGTGACATTTAAAgcataaaaaacattgattttacatGGCTATGTCTGTGTGGTTTCTCCTCCTATAGTTTCTGTCTTAAAGGAGAAGCCTTAGATGGGAAATCTTCTGCCGTGATCGACTTCACACCTTACTTGAAATTCACACAAAGGTTTGTTCACTGAAActgcagagaaaagagagattGTATTTAATCTCCTCTTTAAATACCCTATTTTGAAAGGCAGTAGATTTTGATACTGCGCACTTTAAATAATTCAGTGCTTCTGTTGCAGCTATGATTACCTGAGTGATGACGACGATCGACACAGTGTTGACAGCAGCACAAGCGACGACAGCGTCCCAGACCACCCCTACATCCCCCTGGTCCCAGACGAGGAGAGCTGGAGCACAAAATGTCGCAAGATGGAGCAGAGGTTCAAGATCGTCAATGCTCAAAAGGTAGGCAACCATATTTGAGTGTTTGACAATGCACAGGATAGTATTGCTTGAAGAAATTGTTTGAGACTTTTGGGATATAGACTTATATACATTCTCCCAAATGTACAGCCTGTTTCATCTGGGCATTTGTTATGGCGCGTTCCCCCTTTACCCATGCATTAGCCCTGTGGTAATCTGTcagaaattaattaatttgacCCATTCATCAACCCTAACCTCCACACTATGTGAACTTCA carries:
- the rundc3ab gene encoding RUN domain-containing protein 3A; amino-acid sequence: MEPGCVQTAMAMEDASKKASGRNVAVERKNLITVCRFSVKTLLEKYTAEPIDDSSEEFINFAAVLEHILSHRFKGSGSWFDGQKSYWDYVRLSCAKVPNSCISSIESMENISTSRAKGRAWIRVALMEKRLSEYIATALRDSRTTRRFYAEGAIVLREEATVLTGMLIGLGAIDFNFCLKGEALDGKSSAVIDFTPYLKFTQSYDYLSDDDDRHSVDSSTSDDSVPDHPYIPLVPDEESWSTKCRKMEQRFKIVNAQKGYLEELVRLRESQLKNTETENKRLKAHLVELESHRTQEKKELEAIVLELQEQLTSLIPCDSNHLAKNLTIPLVNQWPAIQMYNNQDDVKLFRRRSFPSTELLSVEISLDSDSQRNEGKQNGGAWCTEKDYTPSMMGLCGSLASLRSCKSLASLKSSECLVHISTENSPALSPS